The nucleotide window TGCGTCGGACTGACCGAAGGGGAGCAGGGGGTTCAGGTATCGCTCGTCGATGCCGCCGGCGAGCGGAAGTCCGCCGATTTTCGATTCGTCGTCGGATGCGACGGCGCGCACAGCGCGGTGCGGAAGGCGCTGGGGATTCCCTTCGAGGGATCGGCGCTTCCCTACGAGTTCATGCTCGGCGACGTGCGAATCGCCTGGGATGAACCGCGTGGGATGGCGGTGCAGTCGGTGCATCCGGTATCCGGCGGGCCTCCCGACATTTTCATCGCCGTGCCGCTGCCGGAGCGCGGGCGCTATCGCGTCTCGATGTTCGCACCGGCGGAGGTCGCCGTGATCGCCGCCTCGGAGGTCCACGGAATCCAATCGGAGCGACCGGCGCCGGGACTTCCGGCGCTCCAGGCCGTCGCCGATCGGCTCCTTCCCGGCAAGGCGATCCTGCACGACATTCGCTGGTCCTCGATTTTCCGGATCGGGATGCGCCTCGCCGCCCGCTATCGGTCGGGGAACACTTTCCTGGCCGGCGATGCGGCGCACATTCATCCGCCGACGGGAGGTCAGGGGATGAACACGGGCATCCAGGATGCTTGCAACCTGGCGTGGAAGTTGGCGCTCGTCGCGGAGGGTGCAGCGCCACCGACGCTGCTGGAGAGTTACGAGGCCGAACGGCGACCGGTGGGGCAGGAGGTCATTGAACGGACGACGCGGGCGAGCATGCGCTTCGCCGCACCGGCGCCCGAGCCGGAGGCCGCGGCTGTCAAGCAGGCACGCCTCGCCGATACGCAGATTCTCGTCCACTACCGATCAAGCCCGTGGGTGGCGACCTGGTCGGGCGCGACCGGACTGCGACCCGGCGATCGGGTGCCCGATTGCCTCGGACTCCGCCGGGCGGGCGTCGGGTATCCGCTGCGACTCTTCGACCTGTTGCGAAGCACTGACCACGCCATGCTCGCCTTCCTGCCCCAAGCGTCGGCGCGGGAGGACGGAAGAGCGACCAAGGCGCTGCGTTTCCTGGCGGCGCGATCGGCGGCGGCGGGCAGACTTCGCATCCTCCTCGTCGCGGCCAAGGCCGATGCCATTGACCGAGTCGAGTCGTTCGATCCCGGCATCACATGCTGCCACGACGAAGCCGGGACATTCGGTTCGACCTTTGGGCCTCCGCCCCGTTTCGTCCTCGTCCGTCCCGACGGATACGCGGCCTGGTGCGGCACGAGCCTCGACGATTCGGAACTTGCCCGGGTGCTCGCCGCGACGTTTGTCGCGACGTGAGGCCAGCGACGGCGCACACGGGTCGTTCGTTTCGACGCGCCTCTGTCGCGTGACGCACCATGGCACGAGCGCATCGCACCGGCATCGGAGACGCGTTGGACGAGACCACATGTGCCGACGATGACGCGTGGACGCCCAGAAGATCCGGTCCATCGGGACCGCCGCCCGGCAGGTACTGGAGGCCCGACTCGGGCAGGAGGTCTTCCTGGATCTGGACGTGCTGGTGGAGAAGCATTGAGCTTCCAGAGTTCGCGTTATTTGTCGGTAACCTCGGGACTCCACCTCCTCAGGTATCCGGTGTCATGAAGACGGACCCTTCATCCCCCGTGTGTCCCCGTTGCGGCGGGGCGATTTCATCCGAGGCCCCCCAGGGGCTCTGCCCGCGCTGCGTTCTGCTGGGCGCGGCCACCAGCACCGAACCGGCGGCCGGTGCCTCCCTCCGGCAGGCGCCCGGTCTGGACGCGGTCCGCGCCGCGTTTCCGCAACTCGAGATCCAAGGGCTGATCGGTCAGGGCGGCATGGGGTTTGTGTATGCGGCGCGGCAGCCGCATCTGGACCGATTGGTGGCCCTCAAGCTGTTGCCGGTCGCTGCGGACAGCGATCCGGCCTTCGCCGAGCGCTTCGCCCGCGAGGGACGCCTGCTCGCGCGGCTGAACCATCCCAACATCGTCTCCGTTTACGAATTCGGCCAGGCGCCCGGATTTGCCTATCTCCTCATGGAGTATGTGGACGGCGTCAACCTGCGGCAGGCCATGCGCTCCGGGCGCTTCTCGCCGTCCGAGGCCCTGGCCATCGTGCCCAAGGTCTGTGAGGCGCTGCAGTATGCCCACGACCAGGGCGTGCTGCACCGCGACATCAAGCCGGAGAACATCCTGCTCGATGCCCGCGGCCGCGTGAAGATTGCCGACTTCGGCATTGCCAAGCTGGCGGGCGACCGGCATCTGGATCCCACCCTCACCGCCAGCGGCGCCCGCCTGGGTACCCCGCACTACATGGCGCCGGAGCAGATCGAATCGCCGTCCGCCGTGGATCACCGGGCCGACATCTACTCCCTCGGCGTGGTCTTCTACGAACTGCTCACCGGAGAGCTGCCGCTCGGCCGCTTTGCCCCGCCGTCGGCGAAGGCTGATCTGGACGCCCGCATTGACGAGATCGTGATGCGCGCCCTGGCCAAGGAGCGCGAACTGCGCCAGCAGAGCGCCGGCGAGGTGAAGACCCAGGTGGAGGGGTTGGGCGAAGCCGGTCCCGGCGTGAAGAACGCCAGCGCTCCGGCCGCCGCGCCGCCGCTCACGCCGCTCCAGGACTTTGAATACCGGTCCTCGCGCACCCTGTTTGGTCTGCCGCTCATCCATTACGTCTCCGGAGTGGATCCCCGCACCGGCCGTCCCCGCGAGGCCCGGGGCATCATCGCCATGGGACCCCGCGCCCGCGGCGGACTGGCCGTGGGCGGGAGCGCCCGGGGAATCATCGCCATTGGCGGTGGCGCATTTGGCGTTCTGGCCTTTGGTGGCATGGCCTGCGGCGGCGTGGCCGTCGGTGGCATGGCGCTCGGGTTGGTGAGCTTTGGCGGACTGGCGTTGGCAGTGCTCCTGGCCTGCGGCGGCATGGCCGTAGGATGGCACGCAGTGGGTGGTATGGCGGCCGGAGTCCAGGCAGCGGGCGGCATGGCCTTCTCAATGTTCCCGAACCCCATGCCACTGGAATGGCAACTGGCCCTGCTACGGATGACCCGCTGGCTGTGGCTGCCCGCCATGGTGCCGGCGCTGGCGCCGCTGGCGGTGGCCGCCTGGGTGCATGGGAAGCGGCGCGAGCCGCCGCCGTCCTCGCCGGCGGCGCCGCGCAATCCCTGGCCCCGCCGCCTGTTCTGGCTGGTGCTCACGCTGGCGCTGGTGCCGATCCTGTCCATCGGCACCGGACTCGCGGTGCCGGCGCTCCTTCAGAACGGCGCGGTCCGGAGCGCCCGGGTGGTGATGTGGCTGCCGCTGCTGGCGGCCATCTTCCTGGGGTTGCAGCTGGTCCGTCGCCCGGAGGGTCCCGCGTCCGACGCCCTGACCGTGGCCTGGAATCCCTGGCCGCGCCGCATCTTCCTCGCCGTCGTGCTGCTGGTTCTGCTGCCACTGCTGCTGCTGGTCGTGGGGGTGCTCATTCCGCAGCTACAGGCGAGACGAAACCCAGCCCGCCTGGACATCCCCACCGGCGCGGTACGGGAGGCGGAGACGGGTCTTGACCTGACCCTGCCACATAACCAGGCCACCCGGGTCGAGATCCGCTACTGGAGCAACGGGCTTCCGGTGGACCTCATCGGCGCGGGCTTCAGTGCGCGGCCGGGAATCGACTCCGGGATCTTGTCCGCATTCTGGACGCTTTGGCAGCGGCAACCGGACCAGCCGCGTCTGTTGTCCGGGGGCCCGGGAGGCTCCGGAGGGTTTCACGAAGTGAATTTTCCCGGGCATCTCCGGCTGCGGGGAACGAAGCTGGACCCGGTTCGCCTCGGTCCGGGCCAGTCTCGTACCGAGTGGCTATTCCTGCCCGAAGGGCTGACCGCGGCCAACCTGTTCACCAATGCCGCTCCCGACGTCGGCGCAGGAGGGCCCCAGGTGCTCGGGGCTCCTCCAGGCCAACCTATGCAGCCCCTATGGGGAATCAGCGTTGAACTGGGCCCGGAATCGCAAGGCGCACCGCCATGAGCGATTCCTCAAGCCCGGCCGCACCGGTCAGCGGCGCCTTCGCGCCCACCCGCTGGACGCTGGTGCTGCGCACCCAGGGTGATTCGGAGGAGGCGCGGACCGCACTCGGAGAGCTGTGCGCGGCGTATTGGGATCCGGTGTTTCGGTTCCTGCGGCGCGAGGGGCGGGGGGAGGATGCGGCGCGGGAACTGGCCCAAGACTTCTTCGCACGGGTGCTGTCGGGACGCGGCTTCCCCGGCGCCTCACCGGAGCGCGGACGCTTCCGCTCCTTCCTGCTCGGCGCGCTGAAGCATTTCCTCGGCGATCTCCGCG belongs to Verrucomicrobiia bacterium and includes:
- a CDS encoding FAD-dependent monooxygenase; the encoded protein is MHRGKSNVLIVGAGPVGLTLACDLLRRGVRPRLIDRLAQPSPYCRAIGITPRSLELWEGLGIVPDLLDAGLWLTGLRSIVDGIVRDHPVHLDDLPYSSLAVPQYETERILTRRLEALGGAIERGVECVGLTEGEQGVQVSLVDAAGERKSADFRFVVGCDGAHSAVRKALGIPFEGSALPYEFMLGDVRIAWDEPRGMAVQSVHPVSGGPPDIFIAVPLPERGRYRVSMFAPAEVAVIAASEVHGIQSERPAPGLPALQAVADRLLPGKAILHDIRWSSIFRIGMRLAARYRSGNTFLAGDAAHIHPPTGGQGMNTGIQDACNLAWKLALVAEGAAPPTLLESYEAERRPVGQEVIERTTRASMRFAAPAPEPEAAAVKQARLADTQILVHYRSSPWVATWSGATGLRPGDRVPDCLGLRRAGVGYPLRLFDLLRSTDHAMLAFLPQASAREDGRATKALRFLAARSAAAGRLRILLVAAKADAIDRVESFDPGITCCHDEAGTFGSTFGPPPRFVLVRPDGYAAWCGTSLDDSELARVLAATFVAT
- a CDS encoding serine/threonine protein kinase gives rise to the protein MCPRCGGAISSEAPQGLCPRCVLLGAATSTEPAAGASLRQAPGLDAVRAAFPQLEIQGLIGQGGMGFVYAARQPHLDRLVALKLLPVAADSDPAFAERFAREGRLLARLNHPNIVSVYEFGQAPGFAYLLMEYVDGVNLRQAMRSGRFSPSEALAIVPKVCEALQYAHDQGVLHRDIKPENILLDARGRVKIADFGIAKLAGDRHLDPTLTASGARLGTPHYMAPEQIESPSAVDHRADIYSLGVVFYELLTGELPLGRFAPPSAKADLDARIDEIVMRALAKERELRQQSAGEVKTQVEGLGEAGPGVKNASAPAAAPPLTPLQDFEYRSSRTLFGLPLIHYVSGVDPRTGRPREARGIIAMGPRARGGLAVGGSARGIIAIGGGAFGVLAFGGMACGGVAVGGMALGLVSFGGLALAVLLACGGMAVGWHAVGGMAAGVQAAGGMAFSMFPNPMPLEWQLALLRMTRWLWLPAMVPALAPLAVAAWVHGKRREPPPSSPAAPRNPWPRRLFWLVLTLALVPILSIGTGLAVPALLQNGAVRSARVVMWLPLLAAIFLGLQLVRRPEGPASDALTVAWNPWPRRIFLAVVLLVLLPLLLLVVGVLIPQLQARRNPARLDIPTGAVREAETGLDLTLPHNQATRVEIRYWSNGLPVDLIGAGFSARPGIDSGILSAFWTLWQRQPDQPRLLSGGPGGSGGFHEVNFPGHLRLRGTKLDPVRLGPGQSRTEWLFLPEGLTAANLFTNAAPDVGAGGPQVLGAPPGQPMQPLWGISVELGPESQGAPP